A DNA window from Limanda limanda chromosome 6, fLimLim1.1, whole genome shotgun sequence contains the following coding sequences:
- the LOC133003965 gene encoding alpha-(1,3)-fucosyltransferase 4-like: MWCSFVYRRTHSACVATAGFLLLMGLCLLCLPDPFPLEPVGSEQNRAVTLLVWNHPFGRRQKLPDCSALFQIHGCTITDDRSSYPDADAVLVHHREVATGSAELPPEPRPVDQKWIWMNYESPAHTPALWRLEGLFNLTMSYRADSDVFLPYGFLIPRLRRTRTTPDRFTHQLHAPSPAQLRRPRLVAWVISNWADTQARVAFYRKLRRYVHVDVYGNAGRPVPEDGGPGGLARLIGRYQFYLALENSQHTDYITEKLWNAVLAGAVPVVLGPDRKNYERFLPPEAFIHVDDFPTVRGLARYLLMLRLNPGRLRRHLDWRGSYSMHRPPLWAEHYCTACRATRTSLGRTEVVKDLTSWFYS; this comes from the coding sequence ATGTGGTGCAGCTTTGTTTACAGAAGAACCCACAGTGCGTGCGTGGCCACCGCTGGCTTTCTGTTATTAATGGGACTCTGCCTGCTTTGCCTCCCGGACCCGTTCCCGCTGGAGCCGGTCGGGTCCGAGCAGAACCGCGCGGTGACGCTCCTGGTCTGGAATCATCCGTTCGGCCGACGCCAGAAGCTCCCGGACTGTTCCGCGCTCTTCCAGATCCACGGGTGCACGATCACCGACGACCGGAGCTCGTACCCGGATGCGGACGCGGTGCTGGTGCACCACCGGGAGGTCGCCACCGGCTCCGCGGAGCTGCCACCGGAACCGCGTCCGGTGGATCAGAAGTGGATCTGGATGAACTACGAGTCCCCGGCGCACACCCCCGCCCTGTGGCGCCTGGAGGGGCTGTTCAACCTCACCATGAGCTACCGGGCGGACTCGGATGTGTTCCTGCCGTACGGGTTCCTCATCCCGCGCCTGCGTAGAACCAGGACGACCCCGGACCGCTTCACGCACCAGCTTCACGCACCGTCCCCCGCACAGCTCCGCCGGCCCCGCCTCGTGGCCTGGGTCATCAGCAACTGGGCCGACACGCAAGCTCGCGTGGCTTTCTACCGCAAGCTCCGCAGGTACGTGCACGTGGATGTGTACGGGAACGCGGGTCGTCCGGTTCCGGAGGACGGGGGTCCGGGCGGCCTGGCGCGCCTGATCGGGCGCTACCAGTTCTACCTGGCGCTGGAGAACTCGCAGCACACCGACTACATCACGGAGAAGCTGTGGAACGCGGTGCTGGCCGGAGCGGTGCCGGTGGTCCTGGGTCCGGACCGGAAGAACTACGAGCGCTTCCTGCCCCCGGAGGCCTTCATCCACGTGGACGACTTCCCCACGGTGCGGGGTCTGGCTCGGTACCTGCTGATGCTGAGGCTGAACCCGGGCCGGCTCCGGCGCCACCTGGACTGGAGGGGGAGCTACAGCATGCACCGGCCCCCCCTGTGGGCTGAGCACTACTGCACCGCCTGCAGGGCGACCAGGACGAGCCTGGGCAGGACTGAGGTGGTCAAAGACCTGACGAGCTGGTTCTACTCATGA